The genomic window GCCGGGTCGTCGCGTGCAGGGCGTGGTACTCGGGCGTGTCGAGCAACCGGGTCAGGAACTGGTGCCGCCGCGGATCGGCGCACGACGCGGTCGGCCGCGGGTCGGGGTCGAACGCGGCCGTGAAGTAGTCCGCGGCGGCGAACGCGTCCGCCCCGGCGACCCGGACGCGGTCGCTCGCCGCGACGAGGTCACGGCCCCGCCGCAACCCCCAGGCGTCGACCTCCAGGGCCGTCGGGCCGGCGCCGACTGACACGCGGGTTCGTCCGGGGCCGAGGGCCCGATCGGCGAAGTCCTCGGTGGGTCGGGCGTCCGACCGTCCAGGTCGAGCAACTTCAACAGCTCCTTCGGGTCCATGCCTCCTCCGATACGTGCGGGGTTTGGGGTCGTGGGTCACGAACCGGCCGAGGGATGAAGTCGCCGGATACCTCCGGGCCCACCCTCCCGACGAATCGTCGTCGGGCGGGTGGGTCCGTCTAACCGGCGACCGGGTTCGCGCCGGTCAGACGGCCTCGATCGAGGCGAGCTTGAGCTTCTTGAGCTGGTCCTTGAGGTACGCCCGGGCCGTCTCGACCCGGGGATTCCCCGCCAGCCCAGCGAACTGGCGGTCGATCTCGGCCAGCTTGGCCGCGGCCCGGGCGGCGTCGGCCAGGTCGCGGACGTTCGTCGCGGTCAGCACCTGCTCGGCCTCGACGAGCAACTGGGTGACTCGCATCCCGACCGGGTTGGCGATCCGGGCGATCACCTGGGCCGCCTTCCGGGGCTGCTCGCCCGGGTCGTCCCACAGGCAGTGCTGGGCGACCTCCAGGTGCTCGGGCCGGACCTCGTCGGCCCCGGTCAGGTACGCGAACGCCCGGACCACCCCGACCGTCTGGAACTGCCGCCGGTCCCCGGGCTGGACGCCCTCCTTCGCGAGTTCCTTGAGGACGGCTTCCAGGGCCTCGCGGGCGTCGGCCGACCACGGCAGGGCCTGGGCCCGCCGCCGGGCCTGGTCGACCTCGCCCGGGGCGATGGGGGCCGACAGCTTGGGGGCGTGGTCCCGCGTCCACAGCAGCTTCCGCCGGCCGACCTGGGACCGGATCGGGGACACGGTCTTCCGCAACACGAACCGGTCGGCGATCGCGGCCAGTTCCTTCCGGTGTCGGGCGACGGCCACTCGTTCGAGGCCGCCAGGCAGAGCCGCAGGGGGACCGGCCGGGCCACCCCGTCCCCGGCGTCGAACGTCCGCTCGTTCAGGATCCGCAGCATGACGTTCAGAATGGCCGACGAGCCCTTGAACAGTTCGTCGAGGAACGCGTAGTCGGCCTCGGGCAACTTGCCGGTCGTCACCCGCAGGTACTTGTCGGCCTTGAGGGCGGCCAGGCTGACCGGGCCGACGAGTTCCTCGACGGCGGTGAATTTCGTGAGCAGGAGGGCGAACCGGGTCCCCCGGTCCACGCCAGGACGCTGTCGAGCAGGAGCGACTTGCCGCACCCGGGCGGCCGACGAGCAGGACGTGCTCGTGGGCGATCAGGGCGGTCAGGATCAGGTCGACCTCCTCGTCCCGCTCGATCAGGGCGGCCGCCAACTCCGCGCGGGCCCGCGCGAACTGGTCGCGGACGGGGTCGGTCTCGGACCGGAGCAATTTCATACCGGGATCCTCGGGGAACGAACCAGGGGCCGGGCACGCGCCGGCATCCTGCGCGAGAACAATGCGACCGCCGCGGACGGGGCCGGGACGTCCTGAGGGGGGGATCGCTTCGGGTCGCCCGATCGGGCGCCGCCTCACAGGCAGGGCGGGAACGGCCTCCCGGATCGGCGGGTCAGGCTCGCGCGGAGGGCGTCGCCGCGGTGCGCGACGTCCGCCCGGGCCGCGGCCAGGGACTGCTGGACGGCCGGGTCGGCCGCGACGGGTCGGGGGGGCCGCCGGGCGTCCGGGGGTCGAGATCGCCCGGCCGTCGAGGTAGTCGGCCACCATGCCGGCCCACGCGACCAGGTCGGGATCGACCCCGGCCGGGTCGGCGGCCCGGATCACCCCGGCCAGCCCGTGCTCCATGTCGGGCAACGGGCGGGCCGGGCGGTCGCTGAAGTGGTGGATCATGTTGACCCGGACCCAGTAGTCCAGGGTCGGGTTCCCGGTCGGGACGAACTGGCCGTTCCGGTGGAACGCCACGTAGCCCGGGGGCAACGGGCGGGCCGGGGCGGACGACCCGCCCCGCAGCCGACCGCCGGGATCGCCAGGACGAGAGCCGCCAACACGGTTTGCCGGGATCGAGACACGAGGGAACCTCACGGCGAGGAGTGGGAGAACGGTGGGACCGCCGCGCCACCGGGTCGCGGGCGTATCGCGTGCGACGCCGGGCTAAGACCGGCCGTCATGAGTTGTGGCGCGGAAGGGCTGCGAATTTAGGCCGGCCGACGTGTGTTTACGGGATTCGGGACGTCGAGCGGTTGTCCGGCCAGGGCCCGGCGGAACGAGGGCGTGGGCGTCGTCCAGGAACGCCTGCCGAGCATCCACTCCAGGTACCCCGGGTCGGTCCGGGCCACGTCCGCCAG from Fimbriiglobus ruber includes these protein-coding regions:
- a CDS encoding AAA family ATPase; amino-acid sequence: MRQVAPARQRPGVDRGTRFALLLTKFTAVEELVGPVSLAALKADKYLRVTTGKLPEADYAFLDELFKGSSAILNVMLRILNERTFDAGDGVARPVPLRLCLAASNEWPSPDTGRNWPRSPTGSCCGRPCPRSGPRSAGGSCCGRGTTPPSCRPPSPRARSTRPGGGPRPCRGRPTPARPWKPSSRNSRRRASSPGTGGSSRRSGWSGRSRT